The Streptomyces uncialis genomic interval GGAGGCCACCCGAACACTGCACCCGGGCGTCGGCGGCGGACAGTACCTCCCGGTAGGTGAGGCCCGGCGGCGCCTCCCGGACCACGCCGAGCACCGCGTGTGTGAACACCCCGTGCCGACGCCCGTCGAAGAAGGCCTCGTGCGCCGGCTGGTACGCGCGGCTCGCCGCCAGCAGCAGCACCTCACCCCGGCCCGGCGGCCCGGCCGGACGGGACGGGACCGCCTCGCGCGCCGACACGGATGCCGCAGAGGCCCATTCGTCCCGCGCGGGCGCGAACCGGGCCGTCAGCCCCGTGTCACGGGTCGCCCCGCCGGCGAAGCAGCAGTCGAGGACCGCCACCACATGGGCGCCGCGTGCGGCGACCCCGTCGAGCAGTGCCCGCAGCCGTTTGTCCGGCAGCGGACCGTCCGCGCAGACCAGGGCCTGGTTGTGTCCCGTCGCCTCGATCAGCAGATCCGCCCCGTGGGCCCGCGCCTCGGTGCCGTGCCCGGAGAACCAGAACAACGCGGTGTCCCCGGGACCCGCTTCACCCAGCCCCTCGCGGATGCCGTGCTCGACCGCTTCGACGGTCGCCTCCCGGTCGAGCAGCACCCGCGGGCCCGGCACCGGCACCCGCCCCGCCAGCAGACGACGGACCCCGGCGATGTCGTTGAGACATCCGCCCAACCGCGTTGCCACCCCCGCCGGGTAGTCGTCGATGCCCACCAGGAGGGAATGAATCGTCGTCATACCGGAGAGTCTGTCAGCCCTCCCGCCCGACGAGCGGCGCACCCTTGGGCGTCAACTGGCCCTGTCCTGGGCGCATATAGGGTGGACGTACCGTGATGCGCCGATCCGGCGGCACGATGGAACCGGGCTCACTATCCTACGGTTCCGATCCGCGGGCCCGGCCGACGACGGCCGCACGACCGGCCCGCGCCGTGACCACGCGGTCCGGGACGAGACGGGGGACACACATGGGATTCGTGGAGCGACGCCGACGACTCGACACCGTCGGGGCACCGGAGGTACCGAGCGCCCTGCACGGGGCACCGCAGTCGGGGCAGGCCACCCCGCACGGCGGCTTCCTGCCGCGCTCACGCCTGCTGCGCGACGCCATGGCAGCGCTCGACAGCGGGATCGACGAGGCACAGGCCCGCCGCGTCATCGACGGCATCCGTCAGGAGTACGCCTCCGCCCACGGCGGCGTGCCGCTCGGCTTCCTCGCCCACTGCTATCTCGGCCCGCCGTTCGTCGATCACCAACTGGATCTCGACCACGCGGTCGTGCGGCACTTCGCACCCGCCGACACGGTCCCCGAGCCCTACGCCGCCGCCCGGATGCTGGCCCGTTCCGAGGCCTACGCGTACATCGAGATCCACAGCGACGGACTGGCCATACCGGTACTCAAGGACGGCAGCGTCGTCCGTCCCTGACGGACCAGGGCACACGCATGATCGGAGAATCCGTATGAACGACGTCGACTACACCCTCCGCCACCAAGTGCGGCAGGTCGACGCACAGGTCAACGCGCTGCGCGAGCACGTCAACATCGTGGCGGGACAGGTCGAGAACGTCCGGGCCGGCCAGGAGGCGGCCCGCAGTGAACTCCAGCAACTGCGGGACGACTTCAAGGAGTACGTACACACGGCCGAGCTGAACGCCCGGATCCAGCGGGCGGAGACCCGGATCGGCGTCGTCCAGGACCAGGTCGACCATGAGTTCGGCCACTACAAGCAGGTCAGACGCACGGCGACCGGCATCCTCCAGGCCTTCGACGTCGGTCTGGTGACCGAGGACACCGTACGTTCCGTCAGCGAACAGCTGATGATCCAGACCCCGCGCTACTGGCTCGCACCCGCCCTCGTCGCCCTGGCCTCCTGGTCGGCGGACGACTCGCGGCTGTGCGAGCGCGGTGTCGAGGAGGCGTACCGCCGCTCGCCGGACCGCACCTCGCTCTTCTTCGCGCTGGTGCTCCGCCGCCAGGACCGCGCCGACGGATCGGTGCGCTGGCTGCGGCACTACCTTCAGGCACAGGATCCGCAGGCGCTGGGCCGGGAGTTCACCGTCATCCTGGAGGCGGTCGCCCACGGGGCCTTCGGGGCCGCGGGCCGCGATGTGCTCGCCGGGGTGCTGACCCGGTGGAACGCGATGATGGCGGACGAGGTCGAGTACCGGGAGACGCAGGACGCGCAGACCCGGCGCTGGCGCGCGGAGGTCGACTCGCTGCGGGCACCGTCCGCGGCCCGGGAGTTCCCCCAGCTGGCGGCGTTCTCCCCGCAGTGGAGCATCCTCGACGGGGTACTGTCCTGGGCGCGCACCCAGCAACTGTTCCTCGACAAGTACCGAAGCATCCTCGGCCACGAGGCCGCGCTCGCGGCGCGTCTGGAGGACACCGTCGACGACCTCCTCGACCTGCTCGTGTCGGAGTACGACGACGAAGAGCTTCCGCTGCGCCGGGAACTCGCCCTCCACCGGGCCGTCGTCACCCACCGGGGCGACACAGCCGCCGCCGATGCCGCGGTCAAGGCCGACGAGGCCTCCTACGACATCACCCTGGACCTCCTGACGCTCCAGACGACCGCCGCGCTCAGCCCCGCGGCGATCGGCGTCTCGGAGGGAACGAGGAAGCTGGCCGTCGGCGCCTGCCGGGAATGGCTCTTCCGGGCCCACACCCAGTTCACCCGGGACTACCGGGCCGCCGTCCCGCAGGATGTGCAGATCCGGTTCAACACGGACCACACCGTCGGCGCGCAGAACTTCAGACTGCCCCTGTGGACCGGTTCGTTCCTCAGGCCGCTGGCGGAACTGGAGCAGTCGCTCACCGCTCACTGGGGCCGCCACAGCGCGGCCTACATCGATTCACTCGGCTACCCGCTGCTGCGGAAGTCCGTGCCCGCGGTGGCCGTGGTCGCCGCCGTGATGCTGGGCGTGAGCCTGGTCAGTGTCCTCGCCGCCCTCGCCTGCGGGGCCGTCGTCGGCCTGGGATGGGGACTGCGGATACGTCAGCGCTCGCGGGCCGCCGCGCGACTCCAGCAGCAGGCCCGGGCACTGCTCGGACAGGCCACGGCCGAATCGCTGCTCCGGCTGCGCGCCGCCGCGGCCGAACTGGCCGACTGGTACACGGGATTCAAGAAGGCCGACGAGGTGGAGACGGCCTGCGCCGAACTGATCGCCTCGCTCGGGACCACGACGGACAACGGGTCACCGTTCGGGGGACGTTCCGTCCAGGGAGAGGGCACACCGGCATGACGAGCGACGACGCGACGACGGCGGCACACGATGACGGTGCCGACCGGCAGCCGCCATGGGCCGGACCGGGCCCGCAGGGCGGCGTCCCGTGGGCGACGCCCACCGCCGCCCGCCGGCCGGGCGACCGTCCCACCCAGCGGCGGCGCCGCGTGGTCGAGGGGCTGCCGGACTGGGAACCGACGCCACCCGGCGAGATCCTGCTGCGCCGGCCCGGCACAGGGGAGGGGACGTGAGCGGGTTCTGGGGCGACGGAGGGCCCTACGCGTCCTGGACGCGGGCACTGCACGCCTGGGCGCGGCACGAGCCCGCCGACCTGGCGGCACTGCCCCGGCTGAAGCGCGACCAGTTCGACGCGGACACCTGGGAACGGCTCACCCGCCATGTCCTGGACGCCCTCGACACACGGCTCACGGAATGGTCACGCCGGTTCGCCCTCGCCTTCGGGGAAGCCCCCGACGAGTTCTCCGCCGGGCGGGAACTCACCCAGGCCAGAGTCGGGCTGCGGTCCCTCCGCGATCTGGCGGACCACCCCGGGTTGCCCGACGACCTGCGCACCCGGCTGGGCGAACTGATGGACCAGCACATCCGCTCACTTCAAACCCAGATGGAGCACGCGGTCAGCGAACTCGCCCGCTCCGGGACCGATCCGCACTGGGTGGACCAACGGCTGCGGACCCTGCGCGACAACGCGTTCACCTCGGTCCTCGACGCCCCGCCGGACCCGCCCGCCGAACCGCCGGCCCCGTTCGCACGGCTCCGCCGCCGCCTGCGGTTCCCCCGCAGCGGAGACGGACGGGAACCGGCACGGACAACCGGAGTCGCGCGACCCTCCCCGCCCGCGGCCGGTGATCCCCCCGCGGACCACTGGTCGACGGCCCCGGCCACCGCACCGAAGCGCCGCATCGTGCCCGACTGACCGGCAACGTCCCGGCGACTCCCACGCATTGGATGCCGCCACCCGCGCACGGGAGCGCCTTCCGCGCACGGGACGACAACCCGGCCCACGGGACGACGATCCCGCGCACCGGACGGCTTTCCCGCGCACGGGACGACAACTCCACGCACGCGCCCCGCCGGGCGGCGCGCCGCACTCTCCCCTTTCCTTTCCCTCACCCTCCGAAGGCCGGTATGCCGAACTACGCCGACAGCCTGCGTCACCTCGACAGCTATGTCTCCGCCCGGGTACCCGTCATCGCGCTCCGCACCATCGAGCAGCAGCGCGCCCTGCGGCTGCTCCGCGAGGCGGCGGGGCGGCCGAGCCGCAGCGGGATGCCGTTCTGGATCTACACCAGGGCGACCGGGCTGCGGGACCTCCGCACCCACGCGGCCGTCCACGACGACCGGTCGCTGACCGGCGCCATGGAGTTCGCCGCCTCCCAGTTCGCCGCACGGGCCAACGCCACCGTGATCCTCGTCGACCCGCACGATGTCGCCTCGGACACACCGGCGGTCCGCCATATCGCCGAACTGGCGCGGCTCGCGGAGAACAACATGGGCAGCGTGGTCCTGGTGTCCGACACCCCGGTGTGGAGCGGGCTCCAGCGGCTGGGGATGGGACTGATGCTCGATCTGCCCGACGCGGAGGAGATGTACGGAATCCTCAGCGGCTTCCTCACCGACCACCGGGGCCGCTTCCCCATCGAGTGGGACGAGGACGACGCCCGTCGCGCCGCCGAGTTCCTCTCGGGCGCCACCGAGTCCGAGTGCGTCAACCTCATGGCCACCGTCGCGGCGAAGGGCTCCGTGAAGAAGGAGGACGTACTCGCCCTGGCCCAGGCGAAGGACCGGATCTTCAGCGACATCACCGGGCTCGAACGCATCCACCTCAAGGACGCCGACTACCAGGTCGGCGGGCTGACCAGCCTCCGGACCTGGCTGCGGCGGCGGAACCAGCTGATCCACTCCGATCTGCGCCATTCCCATCTGCGCCCGCCACGCGGGGTACTGCTGGTGGGGGTGCCCGGCTGCGGCAAGTCGTTGTCGGCCAAGGCGGTCGCGCAGGAGTGGCAGCTCCCCCTCTACCGGCTGGACATGGCGAGCATCCACGGAAAGTACTGGGGCGAGTCCGAGGGCAATATGCGGGCCGCGCTGGAGACCGCCGACCGGGTGGCGCCGTGTGTGCTGTGGATCGACGAGATCGAGAAGGGACTGGCCGGTGGCGCCGGAGAGGTGACAGGGGTGGGCCAGCGGGTCATCGGCCACTTCCTGTTCTGGCTCCAGGAGTCGCAGTCGCGGTCGTTCGTCGTGGCGACCGCCAACGATGTGCGCAGTCTGCCGCCCGAGCTGCTGCGCAAAGGCCGCTTCGACGAGCTGTTCTTCGTGGACCTGCCCGACCCCGAGGACCGCAAGGAGATCATCACGCTGTACTTCGGCCGCTATCTGGGCAAGGACCCGGAGCCCGCCGAACTGGACCGGCTGGTCGATCTGTCCGAGGGCTTCGCCGGTTCCGACATCGAATCCGCCCTGCACGACGTCGGCGCCGAGGCGCTGCTGGACGGCGGCGTGGAGAACCTGAGGCCGTCCTTCGTACAGGACACCTTCGCCAACACGGTTCCGATGATCAGGGTCAACCCGGAGCGGATCGAGGAGATCCGCGCCTGGGGCCGGGAGCGCGCGGTACCCGCCGGACGCTCGTCCCTCTCCTCGGCCCCGGGAGCCACGACCCCGGGCCGCCGCATCCTTCTGATGGGTGACTGAACCGGACCGGTACGCGGCGGGGGGAGCGGCGGTGCCGCCGGACGGGTGGGGCTTGACCCTCACGTCGCGTGAGGCTGAAGAGTGTGGTGCATGAGCGATTACTACAACGCGTTCGAGACGAGTCCCGTGCCCGCTCCCGGCCCGGACGCCGTTCCGCCGGAGTTGTTCCGTGGCATCTACGGAATGCCCGCGTTCGTGACGATCCCCACCAGCGATCTGGCGGAGTCGGTGGACTTCTGGGTTCGCGGCCTCGGGTTCTTCGAGCTGTTCAGCATCCCCGGCACACTGGTGCATCTGCGCCGGTGGGCGTTCCAGGACGTACTCCTCGTCCCGGCGGCGGAGGTCGCGGACCAGGCACCGGCGATGAGCTACAGCTTCTCGGGAGTGCTCAGCCAGGTCGATCCCCTGGTCGAGGCATGCCGCGCGTTGCGCCCGGACTCGGTCGACGGTCCACGGGACACGCCCTGGAACACCCGCGACGTCACCGTGATCACCCCCGAGAACGCACGGATCGTCTTCACCGCGGCGAAGCCCTTCGCCCCGGACAGCCAGGAGGCACGCAACCTCGCGGCCATCGGGATCTCCCCACCGGACGGGCCGCCGCGGTGACAATGAGCGGCATGCTCGAAGCCACCGAAGCCGATGGCCTGACCGTCGGCCAGGTCTCGACGCGTCTGGACGTGACGGTCCGCGCGCTGCACCACTGGGACGAGATCGGTCTGGCACGACCGTCGCTGCGCACAGCCGCCGGATACCGGCTCTACACCGCCGGTGATCTGGAACGGCTGCACCGCATCGTCGTCTACCGCGAGATCGGTCTCGGTCTGGACCGGATCCGGGCCGTCCTGGACGATCCGGCCACGGACGTGCCCGGCGCGCTGCGCGCGCAGCGTTCCCAGATCGCCGACCGGATCGAGCGACTCCAGCGGCTCGGCGCCGGACTGGACCGGATGATCGACGCCCACGAGGGCGGTCCGCTGCTGACCGTCGAACAGCAGGCCGAGGTCTTCGGCTCCCGGTGGAACCCGGACTGGACCGCCCAGGCCAGGCAGCAATACGGAGACACGGCGCAATGGCTCCAGTTCGCCGAACGCTCGGCCGCTCGCGGCGTTGAGGAATGGCGAGCCGTCGCCGACGCCGTGGACGGCCTCGACCGTGCCCTCGGGGACGCGATGGACAGGGGTGTCGCACCTGGCAGCCCGGAAGCGGGCCGACTCGTCGAGCGGCACCGCGAGGTGTTCGCCTCGTACTTTCCCCTCACCAGGCGGATGCAGGTCTGCCTGGGCCGCAGATACGAGGCCGATCCCGCGTTCGCCGCCCACTACGACGGTATCCGCGCCGGGCTCGCCGCGTGGTTCCGCCGGATCGTCGACGCTGACGCGCGCGCCCACGGCATCGACCCCGACACCGCGACCTGGCAGTAGCGCGGCCCCCTCCAGTCGCCCGGTCCGGACAAGGTCCCCCGCTGCCCCTCTCGGCAGCCACGGGACCCCGCCCGGACCGGCTCGGCTTCGGCCGGACGATCAGCGGTCACCCCTCATCGCAGGGCCACCGCATCCGGGGTCAGGGCTGGATGAGCGAGTCCTTGTAGTAGACGGACGCCTTGCGCTGACCGCTCTGCACCCCGGAGGCGAAGCCCATGCAGAGGCGGTACACACCGGGGTCGGCCATCTTGGGGATCTGGATGGCGAGGCCCTCGGGCTCGCGGAAGGGCAGGGTGTAGCCGGCCTTGGAGTGGAAGGACTTGACGAGTTGCCCGGTGTTCAGATCGACCGAGGCGAGGAAGGTGTTGCCCTCACCCGGGGGCGAGATGACGATCTCCGGTGTCGCGGCGTTGCCGTCGTGGTCCTGCTTCTTGCCGTAGGCGTTGCCGCGCAGCATGTACAGGTAGCTGCCGGCCACCGCGTACCCCTGGAACGACGGCTTGCCGTAGCGGTTGACGTCGACCGGGATGGCGGGTTCGGCGACCTCCACCAGCGGGGTGCTGAAGTCTCCGGCACGGGCCTTGGGCAGATCGTAGACGCGGTAGCGCATGCCGCCGGCGTCGTAGCGGACGACCAGGCGGTTGTTGAGCGGGTCGACACTCGCGGTGTTGTTGGAGCTGCCGGGAACGGGGGTGAACTTCTGGAGCGAGGCGTTGGTGGCGTCCAGGGGTGTCGCGGAACTCGCGAACTTGAAGCGGCACAGCCGCTTGCCACGGCTGGTCATGTCATCGATGTCCTGGACGGCGTCGACCTCGGTCCACAGGTAGGTGCTGCTGCCGGACGGCTCGACGCCGAAGCTCACCCCGTGCCCGAAGCCGCGCAGGTACATGTAGCCCGTCACGCTGCCGGTGCCGCTGCCGTCCGCCGCGTCGGCGCCGAGGGTCCACTCGGTGATCGCCAGGTCGCCGCGCAGGTCACGGACGTCACCGGCGACGGGCGCCGACTCGCCGGGGAGCTTGCGGCCGCCCTGGATGACCTGGGCGTAGTAGAGGCGGCGGTTGACGTTGTCGAAGCCTATGGACTGGATCACGGTCCCTTCACGCAAGGTCTCCTCGCGGAAGTAGGCGGGACCGGTGTTGCCCTCGACCCTGATCAGCTTTGAAGGTGGCAGACCTACGGCGTTCGCTCCTGTGGCTGGGCCCGCGCCCGCGCCCGAGCTCGCGAACGCGGCGCCGGCACCCGAGCCGACCCCGGCGACGGTCAGTGCGGCGACGCCGCTCCAGCTGAGGAAGTTGCGTCGGTTGAACTGAGAGGTGTTGTTCATATGCTCTTTGTTTCACAGAGATTGACGGGACGTCGACTCATTTCTGGTACCACTGACATCGACAGCGGTACATGGGTCCCGATGGTCGTCGGCCCGCCGC includes:
- a CDS encoding AAA family ATPase: MPNYADSLRHLDSYVSARVPVIALRTIEQQRALRLLREAAGRPSRSGMPFWIYTRATGLRDLRTHAAVHDDRSLTGAMEFAASQFAARANATVILVDPHDVASDTPAVRHIAELARLAENNMGSVVLVSDTPVWSGLQRLGMGLMLDLPDAEEMYGILSGFLTDHRGRFPIEWDEDDARRAAEFLSGATESECVNLMATVAAKGSVKKEDVLALAQAKDRIFSDITGLERIHLKDADYQVGGLTSLRTWLRRRNQLIHSDLRHSHLRPPRGVLLVGVPGCGKSLSAKAVAQEWQLPLYRLDMASIHGKYWGESEGNMRAALETADRVAPCVLWIDEIEKGLAGGAGEVTGVGQRVIGHFLFWLQESQSRSFVVATANDVRSLPPELLRKGRFDELFFVDLPDPEDRKEIITLYFGRYLGKDPEPAELDRLVDLSEGFAGSDIESALHDVGAEALLDGGVENLRPSFVQDTFANTVPMIRVNPERIEEIRAWGRERAVPAGRSSLSSAPGATTPGRRILLMGD
- a CDS encoding MerR family transcriptional regulator, whose protein sequence is MLEATEADGLTVGQVSTRLDVTVRALHHWDEIGLARPSLRTAAGYRLYTAGDLERLHRIVVYREIGLGLDRIRAVLDDPATDVPGALRAQRSQIADRIERLQRLGAGLDRMIDAHEGGPLLTVEQQAEVFGSRWNPDWTAQARQQYGDTAQWLQFAERSAARGVEEWRAVADAVDGLDRALGDAMDRGVAPGSPEAGRLVERHREVFASYFPLTRRMQVCLGRRYEADPAFAAHYDGIRAGLAAWFRRIVDADARAHGIDPDTATWQ
- a CDS encoding phage baseplate protein; this encodes MNNTSQFNRRNFLSWSGVAALTVAGVGSGAGAAFASSGAGAGPATGANAVGLPPSKLIRVEGNTGPAYFREETLREGTVIQSIGFDNVNRRLYYAQVIQGGRKLPGESAPVAGDVRDLRGDLAITEWTLGADAADGSGTGSVTGYMYLRGFGHGVSFGVEPSGSSTYLWTEVDAVQDIDDMTSRGKRLCRFKFASSATPLDATNASLQKFTPVPGSSNNTASVDPLNNRLVVRYDAGGMRYRVYDLPKARAGDFSTPLVEVAEPAIPVDVNRYGKPSFQGYAVAGSYLYMLRGNAYGKKQDHDGNAATPEIVISPPGEGNTFLASVDLNTGQLVKSFHSKAGYTLPFREPEGLAIQIPKMADPGVYRLCMGFASGVQSGQRKASVYYKDSLIQP